Proteins found in one Desulfobacterales bacterium genomic segment:
- the ccsB gene encoding c-type cytochrome biogenesis protein CcsB, whose product MDSSLLLGVTTFAYLLAAVLYVALFVFRAGKLGLAATTATLVALLINTAGIALRWVESHQMGIGYAPLSNMYESLVFFAWSIALFYLWLEYRYKNRFLGAFAMPFAALAMILAEMKNPAITPLVPALQSNWLIAHVVTCFIGYAAFAVACGLGAMYLLKNRAESRRKAGKLLAQLPCLKVIEDIIHKTLVFGFFWLTAGIISGAVWANSAWGTYWSWDPKETWSLVTWFVYAAALHFRFTRGWAGQRVAWFAIIGFASVMFTYYGVNYVLSGLHSYG is encoded by the coding sequence ATGGACAGTTCATTGCTTTTAGGTGTTACAACCTTTGCCTACCTCCTGGCCGCGGTTCTCTATGTGGCCCTTTTTGTTTTCCGGGCCGGGAAACTGGGCCTGGCGGCGACAACGGCGACCCTGGTCGCCCTGCTGATAAATACCGCCGGGATCGCTCTCAGGTGGGTTGAATCGCACCAGATGGGGATTGGCTATGCGCCCCTGTCAAACATGTACGAGTCACTGGTCTTTTTTGCCTGGTCCATTGCCCTTTTCTACCTGTGGCTGGAATATAGATATAAAAACCGCTTCCTCGGCGCCTTTGCCATGCCCTTTGCCGCGCTGGCCATGATCCTGGCTGAAATGAAAAATCCGGCGATCACCCCCCTGGTACCGGCCCTGCAAAGCAACTGGCTCATCGCCCACGTGGTTACCTGTTTTATCGGCTATGCCGCCTTTGCGGTGGCCTGCGGGCTTGGCGCAATGTACCTGTTGAAGAACAGGGCGGAATCAAGGCGCAAGGCCGGCAAGCTCCTGGCCCAGTTGCCTTGCCTGAAGGTTATTGAGGACATAATTCACAAGACCCTTGTTTTCGGCTTTTTCTGGTTGACGGCCGGCATAATCAGCGGTGCGGTATGGGCAAACTCCGCCTGGGGCACCTACTGGAGCTGGGACCCGAAAGAGACCTGGTCCCTGGTCACCTGGTTTGTTTATGCCGCGGCCCTGCATTTTCGTTTTACCAGGGGCTGGGCCGGGCAGAGAGTCGCCTGGTTTGCCATCATCGGCTTTGCCTCGGTGATGTTCACCTACTATGGGGTGAATTACGTGCTTTCCGGGCTGCACAGTTACGGATAA